A portion of the Fusobacterium nucleatum genome contains these proteins:
- the rpsH gene encoding 30S ribosomal protein S8 — protein sequence MYLTDPIADMLTRVRNANAVMHEKVDIPHSKMKERIAEILKEQGYISNFKIVTDEGNKKNIRVYLKYAGKERVIKGLKRISKPGRRVYSSVDDMPRVLSGLGIAIVSTSKGIVTDKVARAEKVGGEVLAFVW from the coding sequence ATGTATTTAACAGATCCAATTGCTGATATGTTAACAAGAGTAAGAAATGCTAATGCAGTTATGCATGAAAAAGTAGATATACCTCACTCAAAGATGAAAGAAAGAATAGCTGAAATCTTAAAAGAGCAAGGATATATTTCTAATTTCAAAATTGTTACTGATGAAGGAAATAAGAAAAATATAAGAGTTTATTTAAAATATGCTGGAAAAGAAAGAGTTATAAAAGGACTAAAGAGAATTTCTAAACCTGGAAGAAGAGTTTATTCTTCTGTGGACGATATGCCAAGAGTTTTATCTGGTCTTGGAATTGCAATAGTTTCAACTTCAAAAGGGATTGTTACTGATAAAGTTGCTAGAGCAGAAAAAGTTGGTGGAGAAGTCCTTGCATTTGTTTGGTAA
- the rpsN gene encoding 30S ribosomal protein S14 has product MAKKSMIARDVKRAKLVDKYAEKRAELKKRIAAGDMEAMFELNKLPKDSSAVRKRNRCQLDGRPRGYMREFGISRVKFRQLAGAGVIPGVKKSSW; this is encoded by the coding sequence ATGGCGAAAAAGTCAATGATCGCAAGAGATGTTAAAAGAGCAAAACTTGTTGACAAATATGCTGAAAAAAGAGCTGAATTAAAGAAAAGAATAGCAGCTGGAGATATGGAAGCTATGTTTGAATTAAATAAACTTCCAAAAGATTCATCAGCTGTTAGAAAAAGAAATAGATGTCAATTAGATGGTAGACCAAGAGGATATATGAGAGAATTCGGAATATCAAGAGTTAAGTTTAGACAACTTGCTGGCGCTGGGGTAATACCTGGTGTAAAAAAATCATCTTGGTAA
- the rplE gene encoding 50S ribosomal protein L5 codes for MDKYTSRYHKFYDEVVVPKLMKELEIKNIMECPKLEKIIVNMGVGEATQNSKLIDAAMADLTIITGQKPLLRKAKKSEAGFKLREGMPIGAKVTLRKERMYDFLDRLVNVVLPRVRDFEGVPSNSFDGRGNYSVGLRDQLVFPEIDFDKVEKLLGMSITMVSSAKTDEEGRALLKAFGMPFKK; via the coding sequence GTGGATAAATATACTTCAAGATACCACAAATTCTATGATGAAGTAGTGGTTCCTAAATTGATGAAAGAATTAGAAATTAAAAATATCATGGAATGTCCAAAACTAGAAAAGATAATAGTTAATATGGGAGTTGGAGAAGCTACTCAAAACTCTAAATTAATAGATGCTGCTATGGCTGATTTAACAATAATCACTGGTCAAAAGCCATTATTGAGAAAAGCTAAAAAATCTGAAGCTGGTTTCAAATTAAGAGAAGGAATGCCTATTGGAGCAAAAGTTACTTTAAGAAAAGAAAGAATGTATGATTTCTTAGATAGATTAGTAAATGTAGTTCTTCCAAGAGTAAGAGACTTTGAAGGAGTTCCTAGCAACTCATTTGATGGAAGAGGAAATTATTCAGTAGGATTGAGAGACCAATTAGTATTTCCTGAAATAGATTTTGATAAAGTTGAAAAACTTTTAGGAATGTCTATCACTATGGTTTCTTCTGCAAAAACAGATGAAGAAGGAAGAGCATTACTAAAGGCTTTTGGAATGCCTTTCAAGAAGTAG
- the rplX gene encoding 50S ribosomal protein L24 — MAKPKIKFVPDSLHVKTGDIVYVISGKDKKKTGKVLKVFPKKGKIIVEGINIVTKHLKPSQVNPQGGVVQKEAAIFSSKVMLFDEKTKSPTRVGYEVRDGKKVRISKKSGEII, encoded by the coding sequence ATGGCTAAACCTAAAATAAAATTTGTTCCTGATTCATTACATGTAAAAACTGGAGATATAGTTTATGTAATTTCAGGAAAAGATAAAAAGAAGACAGGTAAAGTTCTAAAGGTTTTCCCTAAAAAAGGAAAAATAATAGTAGAAGGAATAAATATAGTAACAAAACATTTAAAGCCATCTCAAGTAAACCCACAAGGTGGAGTTGTACAAAAAGAAGCTGCAATATTCTCATCAAAAGTTATGCTTTTTGATGAAAAAACTAAATCTCCAACAAGAGTTGGATATGAAGTTAGAGATGGAAAAAAAGTGAGAATTTCAAAAAAATCTGGAGAAATAATATAA
- the rplN gene encoding 50S ribosomal protein L14, with translation MVQQQTILNVADNSGAKKLMVIRVLGGSRKRFGKIGDIVVASVKEAIPGGNVKKGDIVKAVIVRTRKETRRDDGSYIKFDDNAGVVINNNNEPRATRIFGPVARELRARNFMKILSLAIEVI, from the coding sequence ATGGTACAACAACAAACTATCCTTAATGTTGCTGATAACTCAGGGGCTAAAAAACTTATGGTAATAAGAGTTTTAGGCGGATCTAGAAAGAGATTTGGAAAAATTGGTGACATTGTTGTGGCATCAGTTAAAGAAGCTATTCCTGGTGGTAACGTTAAAAAGGGAGATATAGTAAAGGCTGTTATAGTAAGAACAAGAAAAGAAACTAGAAGAGATGATGGTTCATATATAAAATTTGATGATAATGCTGGAGTTGTAATTAACAACAATAATGAACCAAGAGCAACAAGAATATTTGGACCAGTTGCAAGAGAATTAAGAGCAAGAAACTTTATGAAGATCTTATCTCTAGCAATAGAAGTTATATAA
- the rpsQ gene encoding 30S ribosomal protein S17, with the protein MRNERKVREGIVVSDKMQKTIVVAIETMILHPIYKKRVKRTTKFKAHDEENVAQVGDKVKIMETRRLSKDKNWRLVEIIEKAR; encoded by the coding sequence TTGAGAAACGAAAGAAAAGTGAGAGAAGGAATAGTTGTTTCTGATAAAATGCAAAAGACAATAGTTGTTGCTATTGAAACAATGATACTTCATCCTATATATAAGAAAAGAGTAAAAAGAACTACTAAATTTAAAGCTCATGATGAAGAAAATGTAGCTCAAGTAGGAGATAAAGTAAAAATAATGGAAACTAGACGTTTATCTAAGGATAAAAATTGGAGACTAGTAGAAATCATAGAAAAGGCAAGATAA
- the rpmC gene encoding 50S ribosomal protein L29 has translation MRAKEIREMTSEDLVVKCKELKEELFNLKFQLSLGQLTNTAKIREIRREIARINTILNER, from the coding sequence ATGAGAGCTAAAGAAATAAGAGAAATGACTAGTGAAGACCTAGTTGTTAAGTGTAAAGAGCTAAAAGAAGAATTATTCAACTTAAAGTTCCAACTTTCATTAGGTCAACTAACTAATACAGCAAAAATAAGAGAAATTAGAAGAGAAATTGCAAGAATCAACACTATCTTAAATGAAAGATAA
- the rplP gene encoding 50S ribosomal protein L16: MLMPKRTKHRKMFRGRMKGAAHKGNFVAFGDYGLQALEPSWITNRQIESCRVAINRTFKREGKTYIRIFPDKPITARPAGVRMGKGKGNVEGWVSVVRPGRILFEVSGVTEEKAAAALRKAAMKLPIRCKVVKREEKENGGEN, translated from the coding sequence ATGTTGATGCCAAAGAGAACAAAACATAGAAAAATGTTCAGAGGTAGAATGAAAGGAGCAGCTCATAAAGGTAACTTTGTTGCTTTTGGAGATTATGGATTACAAGCTCTTGAACCATCTTGGATAACAAACAGACAGATAGAATCTTGTCGGGTTGCTATCAACAGAACATTTAAAAGAGAAGGGAAAACATATATAAGAATATTCCCTGACAAACCAATCACAGCAAGACCAGCTGGAGTGAGAATGGGTAAAGGTAAAGGAAACGTTGAAGGTTGGGTATCAGTAGTAAGACCTGGAAGAATCTTATTTGAAGTTTCAGGAGTAACTGAAGAAAAAGCAGCAGCAGCTTTAAGAAAAGCAGCTATGAAATTACCAATCAGATGTAAAGTTGTTAAAAGAGAAGAAAAAGAAAATGGTGGTGAAAACTAA
- the rpsC gene encoding 30S ribosomal protein S3 gives MGQKVDPRGLRLGITRAWDSNWYADKKEYVKYFHEDVQIKEFIKKNYFHTGISKVRIERTSPSQVVVHIHTGKAGLIIGRKGAEIDALRAKLEKLTGKKVTVKVQEIKDLNGDAVLVAESIAAQIEKRIAYKKAMTQAISRSMKSPEVKGIKVMISGRLNGAEIARSEWAVEGKVPLHTLRADIDYAVATAHTTYGALGIKVWIFHGEVLPSKKEGGEA, from the coding sequence GTGGGACAAAAAGTAGACCCTAGAGGACTAAGACTTGGGATTACAAGAGCTTGGGATTCTAATTGGTATGCAGATAAAAAAGAGTATGTAAAATACTTCCATGAAGATGTGCAAATAAAAGAATTTATAAAGAAAAACTACTTCCATACAGGGATTTCGAAGGTAAGAATTGAAAGAACATCTCCTTCACAAGTAGTTGTACATATACATACTGGAAAAGCAGGATTAATAATTGGAAGAAAAGGTGCTGAAATAGATGCACTAAGAGCAAAACTTGAAAAATTAACAGGTAAAAAAGTAACTGTTAAAGTACAAGAAATAAAAGACTTAAATGGAGATGCAGTATTAGTTGCAGAATCAATAGCTGCTCAAATTGAAAAGAGAATTGCTTACAAAAAAGCTATGACTCAAGCTATTTCAAGATCAATGAAATCTCCAGAAGTTAAAGGAATAAAAGTAATGATTTCAGGAAGATTAAATGGTGCTGAAATTGCTAGATCTGAATGGGCAGTTGAAGGAAAAGTTCCTTTACATACATTAAGAGCAGATATAGATTATGCAGTAGCAACAGCTCATACAACTTATGGAGCATTAGGAATAAAAGTATGGATATTCCATGGTGAAGTTCTTCCTAGTAAGAAAGAAGGAGGGGAAGCTTAA
- the rplV gene encoding 50S ribosomal protein L22, producing MEAKAITRFVRLSPRKARLVADLVRGKSALEALDILEFTNKKAARVIKKTLSSAIANATNNFKMDEDKLVVSTIMVNQGPVLKRVMPRAMGRADIIRKPTAHITVAVSDEQ from the coding sequence GTGGAAGCTAAAGCAATAACTAGATTCGTAAGACTATCTCCTAGAAAAGCTAGATTAGTAGCTGACTTAGTGAGAGGTAAATCAGCACTAGAAGCGTTAGATATTCTAGAGTTTACAAACAAAAAAGCCGCTAGAGTTATTAAGAAAACATTGTCGTCTGCAATAGCAAATGCGACAAATAACTTCAAAATGGATGAAGATAAATTAGTTGTATCAACTATAATGGTAAATCAAGGACCAGTTTTAAAAAGAGTTATGCCAAGAGCAATGGGAAGAGCAGATATAATCAGAAAACCAACAGCTCATATCACAGTGGCAGTATCTGATGAACAATAA
- the rpsS gene encoding 30S ribosomal protein S19, with amino-acid sequence MARSLKKGPFCDHHLMAKVEEAVASGNNKAVIKTWSRRSTIFPNFIGLTFGVYNGKKHIPVHVTEQMVGHKLGEFAPTRTYHGHGVDKKKK; translated from the coding sequence ATGGCAAGATCATTAAAAAAAGGACCTTTTTGTGACCATCATTTAATGGCTAAAGTTGAAGAAGCAGTTGCTTCTGGAAATAACAAAGCTGTTATAAAAACTTGGTCAAGAAGATCTACAATATTTCCAAACTTTATAGGATTAACTTTTGGAGTATATAATGGAAAAAAACATATACCAGTTCACGTTACAGAACAAATGGTAGGACATAAATTAGGAGAATTTGCACCAACTAGAACATATCATGGACATGGTGTAGATAAAAAGAAAAAATAA
- the rplB gene encoding 50S ribosomal protein L2 encodes MAIRKMKPITNGTRHMSRLVNDELDKVRPEKSLTVPLKSAYGRDNYGHRTCRDRQKGHKRLYRIIDFKRNKLDVPARVATIEYDPNRSANIALLFYVDGEKRYILAPKGLKKGDIVSAGSKAEIKPGNALKLKDMPVGVQIHNIELQRGKGGQLVRSAGTAARLVAKEGTYCHVELPSGELRLIHGECMATVGEVGNSEHNLVNIGKAGRARHMGKRPHVRGAVMNPVDHPHGGGEGKNSVGRKSPLTPWGKPALGIKTRGRKTSDKFIVRRRNEK; translated from the coding sequence ATGGCTATTAGAAAAATGAAACCAATTACTAATGGTACTAGACATATGTCAAGATTAGTAAATGATGAATTAGATAAAGTAAGACCTGAAAAATCTTTAACTGTACCTCTAAAATCAGCGTATGGTAGAGATAATTATGGTCACAGAACTTGTAGAGACAGACAAAAAGGACATAAAAGATTATACAGAATTATAGATTTCAAAAGAAATAAATTAGATGTTCCTGCAAGAGTAGCAACAATAGAATATGATCCTAACAGATCAGCAAACATTGCTTTATTATTCTATGTTGATGGAGAAAAAAGATATATATTAGCACCTAAAGGGTTAAAAAAAGGAGATATAGTTTCTGCTGGAAGTAAAGCTGAAATTAAACCTGGAAATGCACTTAAATTAAAAGATATGCCAGTTGGGGTTCAAATTCACAATATAGAACTTCAAAGAGGAAAAGGTGGACAATTAGTAAGATCTGCTGGAACTGCTGCAAGACTTGTAGCTAAAGAAGGAACTTACTGCCACGTTGAATTACCTTCAGGAGAATTAAGATTGATACATGGTGAATGTATGGCAACTGTTGGTGAAGTTGGAAACTCTGAACATAACTTAGTAAATATAGGTAAAGCTGGAAGAGCTAGACATATGGGAAAAAGACCTCATGTAAGAGGAGCTGTAATGAACCCAGTAGATCACCCACATGGTGGAGGAGAAGGAAAGAACTCAGTTGGAAGAAAATCACCTTTAACACCTTGGGGAAAACCAGCACTTGGTATTAAAACAAGAGGAAGAAAGACTTCTGACAAATTTATCGTAAGAAGAAGAAACGAAAAATAA
- the rplW gene encoding 50S ribosomal protein L23 — protein sequence MNVYDIIKKPVVTEKTELLRKEYNKYTFEVHPKANKIEIKKAVEAIFNVKVEDVATINKKPITKRHGMRLYKTQAKKKAIVKLAKENTITYSKEV from the coding sequence ATGAATGTTTACGATATAATTAAAAAGCCTGTTGTAACAGAAAAAACAGAACTTTTAAGAAAAGAATACAATAAATATACTTTTGAAGTACATCCAAAAGCTAATAAAATTGAAATAAAAAAAGCTGTTGAAGCAATATTTAATGTAAAAGTTGAAGATGTAGCTACAATTAACAAAAAACCAATTACTAAAAGACATGGTATGAGACTTTATAAGACTCAAGCTAAGAAGAAAGCAATTGTTAAATTAGCTAAAGAAAATACAATAACTTATTCAAAAGAAGTATAA
- the rplD gene encoding 50S ribosomal protein L4 has product MAVLNIYNLAGEQTGTVEVNDAVFGIEPNKVVLHEVLTAELAAARQGTASTKTRAMVRGGGRKPFKQKGTGRARQGTIRAPHMVGGGVTFGPHPRSYEKKVNKKVRNLALRSALSAKVAAGNVLVLDYDGIETPKTKVIVNLVNKVDAKQKQLFVVGDLIKDYNLYLSARNLENAVILQPNEIGVYWLLKQEKVILTKEALATVEEVLG; this is encoded by the coding sequence ATGGCAGTTTTAAACATATATAACTTAGCAGGAGAACAAACTGGTACTGTTGAAGTTAATGATGCAGTGTTTGGGATTGAACCTAATAAAGTAGTTCTTCATGAAGTACTTACTGCTGAATTAGCAGCTGCTAGACAAGGTACAGCTTCTACTAAGACTAGAGCAATGGTTAGAGGTGGAGGAAGAAAACCTTTCAAACAAAAAGGTACTGGTAGAGCAAGACAAGGTACAATAAGAGCACCTCATATGGTAGGTGGAGGAGTTACATTTGGTCCTCATCCAAGATCATATGAAAAAAAGGTTAATAAAAAAGTTAGAAATCTAGCACTAAGATCTGCTTTATCTGCAAAAGTTGCAGCTGGAAATGTTTTAGTATTAGACTATGATGGAATAGAAACACCTAAAACAAAAGTGATAGTAAATTTAGTAAATAAAGTTGATGCAAAACAAAAACAATTATTTGTAGTAGGAGATTTAATAAAAGATTACAATTTATACTTGTCAGCAAGAAATTTAGAAAATGCAGTAATTTTACAACCAAATGAAATTGGTGTTTACTGGCTTTTAAAACAAGAAAAGGTAATCCTTACTAAAGAAGCATTAGCTACTGTAGAGGAGGTACTAGGATAA
- the rplC gene encoding 50S ribosomal protein L3 produces MSGILGKKIGMTQIFEDGKFVPVTVVEAGPNFVLQKKTEEKDGYVALQLGFDEKKEKNTTKPLMGIFNKAGVKPQRFVKELEVESVDGYELGQEIKVDVLTEVGYVDITGTSKGKGTSGVMKKHGFSGNRASHGVSRNHRLGGSIGMSSWPGKVLKGKKMAGQHGNATVTVQNLKVVKVDAEHNLLLIKGAVPGAKNSYLVIKPAVKKVIG; encoded by the coding sequence ATGTCTGGAATTTTAGGAAAGAAAATTGGAATGACTCAAATTTTTGAAGATGGAAAATTCGTTCCAGTAACAGTTGTAGAAGCTGGTCCTAACTTTGTTCTTCAAAAGAAAACAGAAGAAAAAGATGGATATGTGGCTTTACAATTAGGATTTGATGAAAAGAAAGAAAAAAACACTACTAAACCTTTAATGGGAATATTCAATAAAGCGGGGGTAAAACCTCAAAGATTTGTTAAAGAATTAGAAGTTGAATCAGTAGATGGTTATGAATTAGGACAAGAAATCAAAGTTGATGTTCTAACAGAAGTTGGATATGTAGATATCACTGGAACTTCAAAAGGAAAAGGAACATCAGGTGTTATGAAAAAACATGGATTTTCTGGAAATAGAGCTTCACATGGGGTATCAAGAAACCATAGACTTGGTGGATCAATAGGGATGTCAAGTTGGCCTGGTAAAGTTCTAAAAGGTAAAAAAATGGCTGGACAACATGGAAATGCAACAGTAACAGTTCAAAATTTAAAAGTCGTTAAAGTTGATGCTGAACATAACTTACTTTTAATAAAAGGAGCAGTTCCAGGAGCTAAAAATAGTTATTTAGTAATAAAACCAGCAGTGAAGAAAGTAATAGGATAG
- the rpsJ gene encoding 30S ribosomal protein S10, which produces MASNKLRIYLKAYDHTLLDESAKRIAESAKKSGAIVAGPMPLPTKIRKYTVLRSVHVNKDSREQFEMRVHRRMIELVNSTDKAISSLTSVHLPAGVGIEIKQV; this is translated from the coding sequence ATGGCTTCTAACAAATTAAGAATCTATTTAAAAGCATATGATCACACTTTATTAGACGAATCAGCAAAAAGAATAGCTGAATCTGCTAAAAAAAGTGGAGCAATAGTAGCAGGTCCAATGCCTTTACCTACTAAAATCAGAAAATATACTGTTTTAAGATCAGTGCATGTTAATAAAGATTCAAGAGAGCAATTCGAAATGAGAGTGCACAGAAGAATGATAGAATTAGTAAATTCTACCGATAAGGCTATTAGTTCGTTAACATCAGTTCACTTACCAGCTGGTGTAGGGATAGAAATTAAACAAGTTTAA
- a CDS encoding ABC transporter ATP-binding protein produces the protein MEEVLSIKNLNKTFESGFKLKDINFDIKEGEVVSLIGESGSGKTSISKIIVALLKAKGQILFKGMDILENPKKISGKIQMIFQSPYSSLNPKYKIKDIILEGVIYQKVLKKEENIDEYLLNILNEVGLDKEVLNKYPHELSGGQRQRVAIARAVAVKPDLIIADEILTALDALTQIQILELFQKLKENKKISYLFISHDINVVKKISDRLLIIKDGEIIESGSKEKIFSKPEKEYTKKLIEISGINLLINKNNEIG, from the coding sequence ATGGAAGAAGTATTATCAATAAAGAATTTGAATAAAACTTTTGAAAGTGGTTTTAAATTAAAAGATATTAATTTTGATATAAAAGAGGGAGAAGTTGTTAGCCTTATTGGAGAATCTGGAAGTGGAAAAACAAGTATATCCAAAATAATAGTTGCTTTATTAAAAGCAAAGGGACAGATATTATTTAAAGGAATGGATATTTTAGAAAATCCTAAAAAGATAAGTGGAAAGATACAGATGATTTTTCAAAGTCCATATAGTAGTTTAAATCCTAAATATAAAATAAAGGATATAATTTTAGAAGGAGTAATTTATCAAAAGGTTTTAAAAAAAGAAGAAAATATTGATGAATATTTACTTAATATTCTCAATGAAGTAGGTTTAGATAAAGAAGTTTTAAATAAATATCCACATGAATTATCTGGTGGACAAAGACAGAGGGTTGCGATAGCTAGAGCAGTAGCAGTTAAACCAGATTTGATAATAGCAGATGAGATTTTAACAGCTCTTGATGCTTTAACTCAAATTCAAATATTAGAACTTTTTCAAAAATTAAAAGAAAATAAAAAGATATCGTATTTGTTTATAAGTCATGATATAAATGTTGTGAAAAAAATTTCTGATAGACTTTTAATTATAAAAGATGGTGAAATAATTGAAAGTGGAAGTAAAGAAAAAATTTTTTCTAAACCTGAAAAAGAATATACAAAAAAATTGATAGAGATATCTGGAATAAATTTGTTGATAAATAAAAATAATGAAATAGGATGA
- a CDS encoding ABC transporter ATP-binding protein, which produces MKNILELKDFSVSLKNNNCKILNNINIEIKEKEFLGIVGESGSGKTTLLNSIISFLDEKKFILDGKIILFENIEIYKMTEEQRKEICHKNISMILQDSINSLNPYEKIEKQLLETYLFHSKEKVSNDFAIKEIEKLLLDVGFEDTDRILNSYPNELSGGMRQRIAIVLVLCTDIKIFLADEPTTSLDVVNQFRFIELLKKISKEKGLTLIYVSHDIKVLSKICERIIVLKDGNIVEENSTIQILKEPKNDYTKLLIKAATAD; this is translated from the coding sequence GTGAAAAATATTTTAGAATTAAAGGATTTTTCTGTATCTTTAAAAAATAATAATTGTAAGATATTAAATAATATAAATATAGAAATAAAAGAAAAAGAGTTTTTAGGTATAGTTGGGGAGTCTGGTTCGGGGAAAACTACTCTTTTAAATTCTATAATCTCTTTTTTAGATGAAAAAAAATTTATATTAGATGGAAAAATAATTCTTTTTGAAAATATAGAAATTTATAAAATGACAGAAGAACAGAGAAAAGAGATTTGTCATAAAAATATTTCAATGATACTTCAAGATTCAATAAATTCTCTAAATCCCTATGAAAAAATAGAGAAACAACTTCTTGAAACTTATTTATTTCATTCTAAAGAGAAAGTAAGCAATGATTTTGCTATTAAAGAAATAGAAAAACTACTTTTAGATGTAGGTTTTGAAGATACCGACAGAATTTTAAATAGTTATCCTAATGAATTATCAGGTGGAATGAGGCAGAGAATCGCAATAGTCTTAGTACTATGTACAGATATAAAAATATTTTTAGCTGATGAACCAACAACTTCATTGGATGTTGTAAATCAATTTAGATTTATAGAATTATTGAAGAAAATCAGCAAAGAAAAAGGATTGACCTTGATATATGTTAGTCACGATATCAAGGTATTGTCAAAAATTTGTGAAAGAATAATAGTTTTAAAAGATGGAAATATCGTAGAAGAAAATAGTACAATCCAAATTTTAAAAGAACCCAAAAATGATTATACAAAATTATTAATTAAGGCTGCAACTGCTGATTAA
- a CDS encoding ABC transporter permease, whose protein sequence is MTKKLIFINIFLVIILLIFSSKLNADINLDSVFLGFSKENFFGTDDLGRDVFSLIIIGGFRTLEVVVIATSLSFFVGSFLGMIAGYFEGNIGTIIKSTVDLMMVVPTLIVALIITSIFGITPVTAGISLGIFGIGNYMNQSEALTKAEKNKDYILASKLLGVPWYVVLFRRIFVNILARLLVNLGNTASGVILQYSALTFIGLGSDYTKPDWGAMLYQYRIYLVRKPSLIIIPTLCILWVSLSFNLIFDKREN, encoded by the coding sequence ATGACTAAGAAATTGATATTTATTAATATATTTTTAGTAATTATATTGTTAATTTTTTCCTCAAAATTAAATGCAGATATAAATTTAGATTCAGTATTTTTAGGATTTTCAAAAGAAAATTTTTTTGGAACAGATGATTTAGGAAGAGATGTTTTTTCTTTAATAATTATTGGAGGATTTAGAACATTGGAAGTTGTTGTCATTGCAACAAGTCTTTCTTTTTTTGTTGGAAGTTTTTTAGGAATGATAGCAGGATATTTTGAGGGAAATATTGGAACAATTATAAAGTCAACAGTTGATTTAATGATGGTTGTTCCAACTTTAATAGTAGCATTAATAATAACTTCAATTTTTGGAATTACACCTGTTACTGCTGGAATCTCACTTGGAATATTTGGTATAGGAAATTATATGAATCAATCAGAGGCTTTAACAAAAGCAGAAAAAAATAAAGATTATATATTAGCATCTAAATTATTGGGTGTTCCTTGGTATGTTGTATTATTTAGAAGAATTTTTGTAAATATATTAGCTAGATTACTTGTAAATTTAGGAAATACGGCAAGTGGAGTTATATTACAATATTCAGCTTTAACATTTATAGGATTAGGTTCTGATTATACAAAACCAGATTGGGGAGCTATGCTATATCAGTATAGAATATATTTAGTGAGAAAACCATCTTTAATTATAATTCCAACATTATGTATTTTATGGGTATCATTGTCTTTTAATTTAATTTTTGACAAAAGGGAGAATTAA
- a CDS encoding ABC transporter permease, which translates to MKFILKWLGIMFVLSVITFLIVRFIPVSPIDMLLQRFNLPLTEENRKLLTSYYKLDQSLFKQYIVWIKDFLKGNWGISFITKLPVKEEMLRRLPYSLIIGLGSLFLSIILSFFLGYLAAIKEKGFFDKMTRTISILTLSIPSFIIAIFIIYYFGVKTQLIKFFIGGKFYGILFSIMILVLYQVGNLSRIVRDTFVEMKEETFVKFYLIRGFNINYVLLRHCYKPALYSLFSASISKFSSVVGGSAVVEFSFAIPGISYFLISSIVNRDYNVIQAYIFLICIYMFFVHLIFDFLLSFLREKGNK; encoded by the coding sequence GTGAAGTTTATTTTAAAATGGTTAGGAATTATGTTTGTTTTAAGTGTAATAACATTTCTAATAGTCAGGTTTATTCCAGTTAGTCCAATTGATATGTTGCTACAACGTTTTAATCTCCCATTGACAGAAGAAAATAGAAAGTTATTAACTTCATATTACAAATTAGACCAAAGCCTTTTTAAACAGTATATAGTTTGGATAAAAGATTTTTTAAAAGGGAATTGGGGAATTTCTTTTATAACAAAACTACCAGTTAAAGAGGAAATGTTAAGAAGATTGCCTTATTCTTTAATTATTGGGCTAGGCTCTTTATTTCTATCAATAATACTTTCATTTTTCCTTGGATATTTAGCAGCTATAAAGGAAAAGGGCTTTTTTGATAAAATGACAAGAACTATATCAATTTTGACACTTAGTATACCATCTTTTATAATAGCAATCTTTATTATCTATTATTTTGGTGTTAAAACACAACTAATAAAATTTTTTATTGGTGGAAAATTCTATGGTATATTATTTTCAATAATGATATTAGTTTTATACCAAGTCGGGAATTTAAGTAGAATTGTTAGAGATACATTTGTTGAGATGAAAGAAGAAACTTTTGTTAAATTTTATTTAATTAGAGGTTTTAATATAAATTATGTTTTATTAAGACATTGTTATAAACCAGCACTTTACTCTTTATTTTCAGCAAGTATTTCAAAATTTTCATCAGTTGTGGGAGGAAGTGCTGTTGTAGAATTTAGTTTCGCAATTCCTGGGATAAGTTATTTTCTAATAAGTAGTATAGTGAACAGAGATTATAATGTGATTCAAGCCTATATATTTTTAATTTGTATTTATATGTTTTTTGTTCATTTAATATTTGATTTTTTATTAAGTTTTTTAAGAGAGAAGGGAAATAAATGA